The Sorghum bicolor cultivar BTx623 chromosome 6, Sorghum_bicolor_NCBIv3, whole genome shotgun sequence genome contains the following window.
TCCAAATGCTTTGTAAGAACCAAATCTTTTTTATATAGCTCAACTCCTAGGTAGAACCACTGAAGGTTACATTTATTTTCATTCAATTCTTTCTCCAAGTGCTCGGCAAGAATCAAACTTTTTACATAGCCCCAGTACTAGGTGGAACAACTGAAGGCGGCAGCCATAAGCCTTCAATTTTCTATACAGCACCAGTCCCAGGTGCAAACTGAAGGTGGCAGGTGTAAGCCTTCAACTTTCTATGCGATCTATATGTTGTTCATCATGTACAGGAAACCAGATGGAACATTTAATACAAATTTGTTTTCTCAAATTAGCGAACCAACTAAAAACCTGTCAACGCCATTCCTATCTAGCACAATGACCATCCATCCATATCCTGGAAGTATTACCTTTGGCTAAACACCACTTGATATTCTGACTTTGGGAAATGAAATATACCAAATGACTTACAGTGACTGTGAGGGGAAATTTTCTGGACGGAGGCATATAGCTCGTCTAATGATATTTGGATTCTTGAAAGAAATGAGGCACAACTGAAAATTTGGGTAGGTTATTAAGAAGGAAACTGGATTGTGTTATTATGGATTTATTGAGCACAGAACTCTTGAGCGTGTATATAAAAAATGATTACTTCATGTCATAATGTGGTATCTGTGTTAAGGATGTGTAGCGCACAAGACTGCAAGTGCATGATGCGACATTTTTAAGAAAATCCCATAAAAGGAATAGACTTGCACTGATGAACGTAAAAATAATTTCTGAATCCGAATGGATGGCAAAGGTCCCAACACAAAAGCCAGTTGTATCCTCCATTCCTCCCCAGCCCCAGTAAGCTAACTAACAATAACAAAGGCTTCCAAGAAGATTGCTGACAAAAAAAACTGTTTCAAGTGTTAAGTCAAAAAGGATCTCAAGAGTCCTAAAGACTTAAGAGTGTGTCAAATTCCAATATATTTTGTATTAACAGCCAGAAGATGAAACAAAGAGTTCGGAACACTGACCAGGGACAAAAGGAATTACAAGAGCGGAAGAGCCATTAACTACACTGGCTTCCATTGCCTCCTACTGCACATAAGCATCATCTGTGTCATCATCCCATTCTGAATCCTCACTGTGCCATTCCTCCTCAAGCCGATTCTCGATCTCTGCTTTTGCATCCTTGCAACCTGCATCCTCCCTGTATTTCTGCAGTGCCTCTCTCTTCCTATTCAAGTCCTCTAAATATTGCTTATGCCCCTCTTCCATGATTGCCACAAATCTCTCCTTCAGCTCAAGCATTGGGTCTCTATCCACAAGCTCCCCGTTCTGATCATAGGCTTCCCTCAATACTGCTGTCTTGATGCCACCCTTAAGTGATACATAGAAGATGCCTGGGTGTCTCGTGAACGCATTAGCAAATTCATTTGGCAGCCTATATTCATCACAGAATTTCCCAATAATTGGCACCGCTATCCTTCGCTGTACTGTCAGGGACAACACCTCATGTAAAACGCCAATAGTTCGCTTCTCCGCCTCCGGAGATGCCGGATGCAGCCCGGATGCATCTGCATAAGGTGAGATATATGGCAACTCAAGCCAATCCCTCATCCACTCCCTCATTTTCTTCTTGAGGTAGAACCCCTTGGGCAATTTCACAGTGAAGTTTGGCCTGGGCCTAATTCCGACGACATCGGCCTCCTTGTCAGCCTGAACTTCGATCACCGACTTGGCGAGTGTATCGTCCCAAGCAACCAGCTCGAGGAACGCGTTTCCGGACGAGTCGGGCCCGGGGTCACCGACGAGGCGAAAGAGACCGGGGTACCTCGGGACCAGCGAGACCAGGAAGTCGTCGGGGAGGCCGAAGTCGCGCTTGGCGGCGGCGATCTTGCTGACGGGCAGAGCACGCGTGGAGGAGATCATGATGAGCTTGGCGAGCCTGGAGGCGAGGAAGGGGGCGTGGAGCTCGTAGAGGCGGGAGGCGAAGTCGAGGAAAGCGAGGAGGTGCGGGGAGGGCGAGGCGACGGGCTCCGGGGGAGCGGAGACGGCGAGGAGGGTGGGGTAGCGCCTGAGGAACGTGGGGACGCGGACGGGGAGCTTGATGCGCTCGCGGCGCTTGGTGAGGTAGCGGAAGAGGAGGCGGCGGCCTGGGGAGAGTAGCACCTCGCGGACGAGGCGGGACGCCTGGCGGAAGCGGCGGTCCCGGGAGATGGCGGCGTCGAGGGCGGGGTCGCGCTTCCACGGGACCTTTAGAGAGGATATGCAACGGGCGGCGGAGAGGCGGACCATGACCAGGCGGCTGGCGGCGACGGCCGGGAGAAGCATTGTGGGCGGCGAGGCAGGGCAGGGGAAGGTGGAGGAATCTGGGGGGACTGGGGAGGGAGATGGAAGCAAGCCTGACAGCGAGTGGGAGCGGCACGGACGCCCACGCGTATGGAGGCCGCAGCCAACGCCGCGCCGCCTCCAGACGCCGTCCCCGCGCGGCGGCCGCTCCACTCCCCACTCCCCAGCCGCCTTCCTCCTCGGCTCCTGCTCCGAAGAGTGAGGACCATAGAGCCGAGAGAGCCCAGAAACGAGACGATGGGCTTCCCGCTTGACGACTCCTCCATGGAGCAGGAGCCGCAAGTAACCACGGCCCAATAGACCTATAGCCGTTCCATTCGGCCTGCAGGTGACCGCCTCCGTTATGTAGAACAGCAGGCGGGAATCCGTGTACAATATACGACGCTGGATGTGTCATATTCTTGTGTACAAGTGGCGGAGCTAGAGCAAATATGAAAGGATGCGCTTGCCTTATGGGTGCGTAGAATTTTATCGTGTGGATATAAATATGATGAAAATTTGATTATAATCACtacattttaatatttttatggaTACGTCCGCACCCGCAACCCTCTATATAAATCCACCCATGGTGTACACTGTACAGTATGGAGTATAGAAGCATTGGCAAACGTCCCGGACGCAGCACCAATCTTTATACTTTTATCACCTTTAGCAATCGTGTTACTTAAATAATCCATAATACAGTGGGAGTTCTCCAACCATCCAAATCGACTtcaacataggccttgtttagttccaaatttttttgcaaaatgtaaatagtaccaatttcgtttgtatttgacaaatattgtgcaatcatgaactaattaggctcaaaagattcgtctcgtcaatttcgaccaaactgtgtaattagtttttattttcgtctatatttaatacttcatgcatacatctaaagatttgatgtgatagggaatctgaaaaattttgcaaaattttttgggaactaaacaaggccataaatgaaaagcaaaaaaaaaccgACCTACCCGGTTCTGCTACACTACACGTGTACGGTGTACCtacaagaaaagaaaagaaaaaaaaaggcctAGCCGATTCTCGTAGACCAAAACCAGTTCGATCCTTTTGCATCGGTTTTTATTTGACATAAAAATTACGTCCATCGATGTCAAAGCCAACGTGTTAGCGTTTTAATTCTGAAATATGCCCAATTCGAAATTTGGTAAAAATAAGCAATAACTCTAGGCACATATTAAGATATATATGTCTAGTGATCCCTTTAAACATTGaccaagaaaaagaaaaacctgGATTTTTGCACATATAACATgtgaaaaagaaaagatgacACAGGTACATGACACTTGTTCTTCTTATCATGatatttgacaaataaaatCCTGCGTCAGGTGGCCGGTCTGATGCTGTTCTGCGGAGAGGCAGAGTCAGAGATGCAGGTGATGGAAACGAAGTACAGGCTGTTGAAGAGCAAATTGCCCTCACAACCATATCTGTTGGTCCCGTGAAGGATGTTAGTGACGGCAATCTTCCTGTCCACATAGATGTAGATCCTCAGACTGAATGTAGTTTGTGACCTATTGGAATCTGATCAGTAGCCATTGCTGCACTACAGCCGTAAGCGTGTGAACTCAATTTTCAGGCTAAGATGGCCCCGGTGTGTGATTAGAAATATATCTCACTGTTACCGAACTATTAGGTAGATGTAACACCGACGAGGACAGGTTCTCTTCTCAAGTCACGTCAAATCGCCGTCTTGCCGCAGCCGCCGCCTGTTTAGGTTCACTTCAGAGTTCCGTTTTTCTAGCTATTGCGCCACAAGATCAGGGTACTCGATCagataattagtccataatttgaCAATATCGTGCTAAGTAAAGCTATAGTAAACCTAGTGAAAGTTTGACCAACGCGATTTTCATAGTGACTCTTTTTTTAGGGACAGAGAGTACTTATTTAAAATATAGAGATAGAGGAACGCTTAGAGTCTTTTTTTAAACACGTTCGTTGACGTGTGTTTCACTAAGAGGATAAGTAAAAAACAAGTTACAAATTACATCCATCGCCTATGCCCCCGAAATATGATGTGCAAGAGGCGTTTCACCATTGAGCACGTTGTGAGACGCTGCAAAAAGCGAAAATGAAGTCTAGGCATCTAAGCATTGCATGTCTGAACGCTATAGACATGAGCTGGGCGATTCATTAGAAACTAGCCGTTACCACTTTAACCAGTTTTTACTGGTCCGATTATATGGACGATTTTTAAAGCGAACCAGACTGCTATAGTCTCTGGTTTAGTTTGTTACCGATCCGACCGTCGGTCCGATCGGCTTCGAGATAGAGGCTAGAGCCCCTGATTCTTGCTCATTGTGTTTATCGACTGGTTGCACGGTGTTGCTGATGGTGTTCTCCACTTTTTGGACATTGGAGCCACTGTCTTTGGATGGCGTCCAGGACCACCACCCCGCTGGAAACCGCATAGCTTCTTTTGACCTAGAGAGCGCGAGGAGTGAAAAGCAATGATCGATGGTTTGATAGTCGGGTACCCTGACGAGGATGAGAGATAGGATATATCTCTAGTAATTCTCATGGGAAAAATGGCTCTCTATGCCTAGTGCAAAGCGTAGGGAGGCATTTGAGCTGTTACACAAACATATGGCTTCTTGTTGATTCTGAGAAGAGTTTTATAGAAGTATACGATATGCATACTGCACGTTGGTGGTTTTTCAACGTGTTGGATATCTTAAACTCCTTCATGAAAGAAGGGAGATATAAGTGCATCGTGCAACTCTAGTGTCCTAGAACAGGTGATCACACGGATTTAATGAAGACGAGTGAGAACTTTAGGAGGGCACTGAGGCTTTACACACAGAGTCTATTGTCTTGATCAAAGCCTCACAGACAAATTGAGCTGTGTTCATGCCATTTTATAATACAGATATAATATACTCGTGGCCCAGTTAATTATAGGACGGACTCGGTCCGTTGATCGCCTGTTGATCTGTGTTCAGTCGTGCACGCTCGCCACCCTATCTTAGCTGATTGCATTTGAAGATATCACGGTCCACGGCCATTGTTCCTTCCCGGTGTGCTCCGGTTCAGAGGAATCAGTCAGGGACCTTGTGCCGAAGGCCCCTGTCCTACGTAGACCAAGTCCACGATATAAAGTCCCGAGCTACCAAAGGGGGCGCTACACTAATCCCATGGACCATGTGCACCTGGCCGATCAGCTACAACACACGGTCCTGCGCCATCCGGTTAAAAACCCACACTCCACTCCGTTAAATAACAAAAAATGTGATTCTCGAGAAATTAAAAATGTTACCATTACCGGATAAGTAGTATTATTATATGATAAActaatagaatatatttttatatagtaTAAACCTAACATAAATACCGACTTTGGTTACAGCTACAATGACTAAAATTTACCTGAGCTAAAATTTTACATATGAATGAAATAGTATAAAATTTGTGTTATGACATAAAATTTGACACGTAACACCGACCTCGCGACGCGGCACCTTTCCCAGCTTCCTTCCCTCTCCTTTCCGGCCTCGCCTCTCCGCCTTTCCCCAAAAGCGCGCCTCCCTCCACGAAGCAACCctccattccattccattccattccttggccGCGTAGCCCAATTACCCAACCCATCGAGGAGGGCGCGAAGGCAACCGCCTTCCCATCCCATCGGGCACCGGCCCGTCTGATCCGATCACACCAGATCCTGCCGCCGCCGGTCGTCGCGCATGGCCAAAGGCGACGCGCCCGCCTCCGCCCACGCCGCGGTGGCGGCGTCCCCGCGGTCGCCCATGCCGCCGGAGACGCCGGCGACGCTGAAGCGGAGGCAGCGTGGGCTCGTGTCGCGGGTGTGGAAGGGCATCTTCGGCGGCCGCGAGGACGTCGAGAAGCTGCTGCAGGCGCTGtccaaggaggaggaggccgtacGGGCGCGCCTCCGCCGCCGGGCCCGCTCCTCCCGCCAGTCCGCGCACAACGTCCTCGCCCTCGCCGCCGCGCTCGAGGTGATTCGACTCGTGtctggaactctggattatcCAATTGTTATGCATAACATAGCAAACGTTTATGTCCAGTTTGCTGTATTCCTGTTCCTGCACGATAGAGGATGGGAATTCTTTTCTCTTAGGGCGATTAATCCGATTTCAACGGTGGAATCAGGAATCGTTTGGACATATGAGCCGACTGCCCGGTGTTACATTAGTCAGCAATATTTGTTGTCACAATTGAGCATCTATCGTCATCTCACATCAGACGCGATGCATTATGTCATTATGTCAGTTCAGCTAGTAGAATTAGTACGGATGACGAATGGAATCGCATTGGGATCAGCTCATGAGTGCCGCATCGGATTTAGGGCCTTGGATTGTGTTTTGAGATGGTTTCGTGTTATTCCTTTTTTTGTGACAGATTGCTGCAGTTGGATATGCCATCATGACTACGAGGTCGCCGGACATCAGCTGGCAGATGAGGGCAGTCAGGGTGCTGCCCATGTTCTTGGTTCCTGCTCTAGCTGCTCTCATCTACTCGACCATTACAAGCCTTGCGAAAATGCGTAAGTATACTGAGATCTTTGTATGCACATCCTATTGCACATCATATGCACACACATCGTTAGGCTCTAGCTACACATTATTTTGACTGAAGGTGAACAAAAACATGGCAGTACGAATGTGCTCATGTTTCCCATTAGTTTTTCTATGCATTTTATTTGGTCAGTGAGCACAGAACAAATTTGCTTCCTAGTCTATTTTATTTGTATCCTGAATAAATTGCTGTATGAAAAGGCCAAAGATGCAAAATCTGTCCCTTTAGCATGATGGTGTGGCCATGTAAATTGCTTCAGCGATTATAGATAATCCTTCATGTCTTATTAGTAACACACTATCCTATCTGCAGTTGACAACAGAGACCAACAAACACTTGAAAAGCTTCGAACTGAAAGGCAAGCTAAGATTGatgaattgaaggagagaacAAATTACTACACTACTCAGCAACTTATACAGGTTCATTTATGGCCCTGTTTTATTCTTCACTTCTTATTTTTCTTCTTACATACAACTAACTCATGTTGGTGAACCAGAGATATGATCTTGACCCAGCTGCAAAGGCTGCAGCAGCAACAGTTTTGGCATCAAAATTGGGTGCAGATTCTGGATTGAGAGTCATTTTGGGAGATGAATCAAGCAGGGATGCAGCACTGGGTAAAAGTAATGATAATAATCTTGGACAAACTACTGGACTTAGGCAAAGAAAAGGACACTTAAGCAATGGTGCTGGAAGGGCCCAGTCCCTTGAGCCATTTGATAGCTCAAATGTGTATGATGGTAGTGAAGAAGGCCCCAGCACTCCTAATCAGAGGAATGTTGAGCACTTTAGAGGTCCAGCTGGTAATGATGGGGGATGGCTTGCACGAGTAGCAGCTCTGCTGGTAGGAGAGGATCCAACACAGTGCTACGCTCTAATTTGTGGCAACTGCCATATGCATAATGGTAGGTGACAAAGAACTGTTTATTATGTCAACTATATCATCTACAAGTTCTTTGTTAACCAGTTTCATTTTTTTGAACATAATTAACCAGCTTCATTTGTCCAGGTCTTGCGAGGAAAGAGGACTTTGCCTTCGTCACATACTACTGTCCTCACTGTAATGCCCTCAATGGATCCCGGCAAAACGAGGACCATGAATTGGTACCTAATTCTGGCAAGGAGAGTCCGGATTCTCAATCTGGTGGCATCATTGGCCAAGGTGGTGCAAGCCTTGCAACCTCAGGTGCTGTAAGTCCTGTTGCAAGCAGCCTACCAACCGTTGAAGAACTCTCTGCAGAAGATTCTGGGGAGAAGGCGAGCAGTGACCAACCTGCCAATTGAACTCTTCATTTCCTGTATATTACGTTTTTGTGAAGTATTGTTTTGGATTTGAGTCGGGGTGTCTGAATTTTTGTACCTACCATGTAGTATATGGAGTACCATGCTTACTGCATGAGTTGTCTAGCAACTGGTAGCTCTTGGTGGTCTCATCGTGGTTTCGTTCCTAGGGTACCAGGACAACGCCCATTTGCTGGCATCTTGTCGCAACAAAGGGCCTGAACGGTGATGGGATGTATTGTTCTTTGTTTATTGAGTGTATAGTCTTTGAAAGGCTTTCGACATCGTTTTCATTTTTATTATGACCGAGTTCTACGTTCATCGAAGCATGATGATTGATGCATCAACTCACAAACTGCTGCTTTGTTCCTCTGTTATTTGTGTCTGCTTTGTTCCTCTGTTATTTGTGTGGGGGCTTGCTGAAGCTTTGAATGTGTTGCGCACATTACGTCTAATGTtcttgtgtccaaattaatattTGCAATATATTAACTCCTCCAGTCGTTTTTAGCTTTATAAGTCAAACTTTGTAGAAACATGTATTAACATCTACAATATTAGATACTATATCAAATAAATGAAACAAACCTAGTACGATGCTGTAGatgttttttctctcttttgttttaaataaacTAGGTCAAAACTAGAGAATttttagacaaagctaaaacggCTTACAATTTGAAACAAAGGGAGTAAATTGCTGTTGTCAATGTTGGGTTGCAGCTATCAGTTGCATCTGAAGTGCTAATCCAATGCTGAAGTGGTGAAAGAAAGAATTTAGAACATCTGGACAACACATGTTTGGGTTCCAGTGTCCAATTAGTCAGAAAATGGAGTCGCTCTACACCTAGCAGTCTAGGGCAGTGGCTATTGTACATAGTTACATATTGGGAGCAATGCAACCCTGTCCGGggacacaaaaaaaaagaagaaatacATTCATGAGCAATCAGAGAAACAAAACATGAAACGCCTCCAGCCATCCAATATTTACAATCACTTGCGGAGTCCAGGATCAAGTGTCTTGATACTCTGGTCTATATGCCGGATAATGCAAACAGAAACAGCAGCAAATAGCTTGCGGCTCTCGCACCACAACTGCAGACTTCTTCCAAATGCTTCAACAATTGGTGGGCAGGCAGGCAGACGGGTTGGAAACAATCAGATCACTGCAAAAACATTATCTGGAAAGGAGTGATTGTCCCTGGCGCTTGGTCAGTAACAACATGTAAGCCTTCCTCAACAGCACGTTTACAGAATTGCAGGAGGTCCGGCCATCTggtcctctcttttttttccctgGGTATGGTAGACTAGCTTCATGGCTCTTGCTTCGTATGATGAGAAATGCTTGCCGTACCATATGATG
Protein-coding sequences here:
- the LOC8070310 gene encoding protein ROOT PRIMORDIUM DEFECTIVE 1, which encodes MLLPAVAASRLVMVRLSAARCISSLKVPWKRDPALDAAISRDRRFRQASRLVREVLLSPGRRLLFRYLTKRRERIKLPVRVPTFLRRYPTLLAVSAPPEPVASPSPHLLAFLDFASRLYELHAPFLASRLAKLIMISSTRALPVSKIAAAKRDFGLPDDFLVSLVPRYPGLFRLVGDPGPDSSGNAFLELVAWDDTLAKSVIEVQADKEADVVGIRPRPNFTVKLPKGFYLKKKMREWMRDWLELPYISPYADASGLHPASPEAEKRTIGVLHEVLSLTVQRRIAVPIIGKFCDEYRLPNEFANAFTRHPGIFYVSLKGGIKTAVLREAYDQNGELVDRDPMLELKERFVAIMEEGHKQYLEDLNRKREALQKYREDAGCKDAKAEIENRLEEEWHSEDSEWDDDTDDAYVQ
- the LOC8085849 gene encoding uncharacterized protein At2g24330, giving the protein MAKGDAPASAHAAVAASPRSPMPPETPATLKRRQRGLVSRVWKGIFGGREDVEKLLQALSKEEEAVRARLRRRARSSRQSAHNVLALAAALEIAAVGYAIMTTRSPDISWQMRAVRVLPMFLVPALAALIYSTITSLAKMLDNRDQQTLEKLRTERQAKIDELKERTNYYTTQQLIQRYDLDPAAKAAAATVLASKLGADSGLRVILGDESSRDAALGKSNDNNLGQTTGLRQRKGHLSNGAGRAQSLEPFDSSNVYDGSEEGPSTPNQRNVEHFRGPAGNDGGWLARVAALLVGEDPTQCYALICGNCHMHNGLARKEDFAFVTYYCPHCNALNGSRQNEDHELVPNSGKESPDSQSGGIIGQGGASLATSGAVSPVASSLPTVEELSAEDSGEKASSDQPAN